From Pseudomonas sp. FP2335, the proteins below share one genomic window:
- the argS gene encoding arginine--tRNA ligase yields the protein MKDTIRQLIQQALTQLVNEGVLPEGLTPAIQVENTRDKTHGDFASNIAMMLSKPAGMKPRDLAEKIIAALPADDSVTKAEIAGPGFINFFQNTQALASRLDAALADAKIGVHKAGDAQRVVIDLSAPNLAKEMHVGHLRSTIIGDGVARVLEFLGDTVIRQNHVGDWGTQFGMLMAYLQENPITSNELSDLENFYRAAKKRFDESEEFADRARGLVVKLQAGDAECLALWNRFREISLSHCQEIYELLNVKLTMADVMGESAYNDDLINVVNDLKAKGLLVESNGAQCVFLEEFKTADGEPLPVIIVKADGGYLYATTDLAAVRYRSGVLKADRALYFVDQRQALHFQQVFEVARRAGFVTHPMHMEHMGFGTMNGADGRPFKTRDGGTVKLIDLLNEAQERAYTLVKEKNPELAEADLRNIARVVGIGAVKYADLSKHRTSDYSFNFELMLNFEGNTAPYLLYAYTRVAGVFRKLGKDFSEVEGHIVLDAPHEQELAAKLAQFGEVLNSVGEKGTPHILCSYLYEVAGLFSSFYENCPILTADDEAQKQSRLRLAALAGRTLKQGLELLGLETLERM from the coding sequence ATGAAAGACACCATTCGCCAGCTGATCCAACAAGCCCTCACCCAACTCGTCAACGAAGGTGTGTTGCCTGAAGGCCTGACGCCGGCGATCCAGGTGGAAAATACCCGCGACAAGACCCACGGCGACTTTGCCAGCAACATCGCGATGATGCTGTCCAAGCCTGCAGGCATGAAGCCACGTGACCTGGCGGAAAAAATCATCGCCGCGCTGCCCGCCGATGACAGCGTGACCAAGGCCGAAATCGCCGGCCCTGGCTTTATCAACTTCTTCCAGAACACCCAGGCCCTGGCCTCGCGCCTCGATGCCGCGCTGGCCGACGCCAAGATCGGCGTGCACAAGGCCGGCGACGCCCAGCGCGTGGTCATCGACCTGTCTGCGCCAAACCTGGCCAAAGAGATGCACGTGGGCCACCTGCGCTCCACCATCATTGGCGACGGCGTGGCCCGCGTCCTGGAGTTCCTCGGCGACACGGTGATCCGTCAGAACCACGTGGGCGACTGGGGCACCCAGTTCGGCATGCTGATGGCCTACCTGCAAGAAAACCCGATCACCAGCAACGAGCTGTCGGACCTGGAAAACTTCTACCGTGCCGCGAAGAAGCGCTTCGACGAATCCGAAGAGTTCGCCGACCGCGCTCGTGGCCTGGTGGTCAAGCTGCAAGCCGGCGACGCCGAATGCCTGGCGCTGTGGAACCGCTTCCGTGAGATTTCCCTGTCTCACTGCCAGGAAATCTACGAGCTGCTCAACGTCAAATTGACCATGGCCGACGTAATGGGCGAAAGCGCCTACAACGATGACCTGATCAACGTGGTCAACGACCTCAAGGCCAAGGGCCTCTTGGTCGAGAGCAACGGCGCGCAGTGCGTGTTCCTCGAAGAATTCAAGACCGCCGATGGCGAGCCGCTGCCGGTGATCATCGTCAAGGCTGACGGCGGCTACCTGTATGCCACCACCGACCTGGCAGCCGTGCGCTACCGCAGCGGCGTGCTCAAGGCCGACCGTGCGCTGTACTTCGTCGACCAGCGCCAGGCCCTGCACTTCCAGCAGGTGTTCGAAGTGGCGCGTCGCGCGGGCTTCGTGACCCACCCGATGCACATGGAACATATGGGCTTCGGCACCATGAACGGCGCCGACGGCCGTCCGTTCAAGACCCGCGACGGCGGCACCGTCAAGCTGATCGACCTGCTCAACGAAGCCCAGGAACGCGCCTACACCCTGGTCAAGGAAAAGAACCCGGAGCTGGCCGAGGCCGACCTGCGCAACATCGCCCGCGTGGTGGGCATTGGCGCGGTGAAATACGCCGACCTGTCCAAGCACCGCACCAGTGACTACAGCTTCAACTTCGAACTGATGCTCAACTTCGAAGGCAACACTGCGCCGTACCTGCTGTACGCCTACACCCGCGTGGCCGGCGTGTTCCGCAAGTTGGGCAAGGACTTCAGCGAAGTCGAAGGTCATATCGTGCTGGATGCCCCGCACGAACAGGAACTGGCGGCCAAGCTGGCGCAGTTCGGCGAAGTGCTGAACAGCGTCGGCGAGAAAGGCACGCCGCACATCCTGTGCAGCTACCTGTATGAAGTTGCCGGCCTGTTCTCCAGCTTCTACGAGAACTGCCCGATCCTCACCGCCGACGACGAAGCGCAGAAGCAAAGCCGCCTGCGCCTCGCCGCCCTGGCTGGTCGTACCCTCAAGCAAGGCCTGGAACTGTTGGGCCTGGAAACCCTGGAGCGCATGTAA
- a CDS encoding primosomal protein N' — translation MPDAILRLALPSPLRRLFDYRAPAGVLRTQLQPGMRVRVPFGRREMIGILVEVTDHSEVPAEKLKPALAILDATPPLPPALFKLCLWTAQYYQHSLGDTLSWALPVLLRQGELAEARQERFWSMVPGARLDDPRIARAPRQREALATLAQHPHGVAHQLLSKLMLSKDSLDLLLAKGLVQVEIRKHAPDPRHEHWLAQPELPLNPEQRAAYEAIRAGFDSFHAFLLAGVTGSGKTEVYLQLIRETLQAGKQALVLIPEINLGPQTLARFEQRFNARIALVHSAVNDRERLESWLAARDGEADIIIGTRSALFTPMKNPGLIIIDEEHDGSYKQQEGLRYHARDLALVRARQEDIPIVLGSATPSLESLHNAYTGRYGLLRLNERAGGAKQPRFLRLDVKSRPLDSGISGPMQQAIGQTLAAGQQVLVFLNRRGFAPTLLCHDCGWMSECERCDARMTVHQRHGELRCHHCGHVERVPRHCPQCGKVDLRPVGAGTERAEERLGILFPDYPVLRVDRDSTSRKDAMNQLFATIQKGQPCILIGTQMLAKGHHFPRVTLVSILDADGGLFSGDFRASERMAQLIVQVAGRAGRAEEPGKVIIQTHLADHPLLIQLTEQGYFAFAEQALSERRSAGLPPFAHLALLRAEAHKPGQAEGFLDEACSAAERLLGELGLSGIELLGPVPAPMERRAGRYRAQLLLQATSRAPLHRLLSSLLLALEQMPSGRQVRWSMDVDPVDLY, via the coding sequence GTGCCCGACGCCATCTTGCGCCTCGCCCTGCCTTCGCCCCTGCGCCGCCTGTTCGACTACCGGGCCCCGGCCGGCGTGCTGCGGACGCAGTTGCAACCAGGCATGCGCGTGCGCGTGCCGTTCGGGCGCCGGGAAATGATCGGCATCCTGGTGGAAGTCACCGACCACAGCGAAGTGCCGGCAGAGAAGCTCAAGCCTGCACTGGCAATCCTCGACGCCACGCCACCGCTGCCGCCCGCGCTGTTCAAGCTGTGCCTGTGGACCGCCCAGTATTACCAGCACAGCCTCGGCGACACCCTGAGCTGGGCGCTGCCGGTGCTGCTGCGCCAGGGCGAACTGGCCGAAGCGCGCCAGGAACGTTTCTGGTCGATGGTGCCCGGCGCGCGCCTCGATGACCCGCGCATCGCCCGCGCCCCGCGTCAGCGTGAGGCCCTGGCCACCCTGGCGCAGCATCCCCATGGCGTGGCCCATCAGCTGTTAAGCAAGCTGATGCTGAGCAAAGACAGTCTCGACCTGCTGCTGGCCAAGGGCCTGGTGCAGGTGGAAATCCGCAAGCACGCCCCCGACCCACGTCACGAACACTGGCTGGCCCAACCGGAACTGCCGCTGAACCCCGAGCAACGCGCTGCCTACGAGGCGATCCGTGCAGGCTTCGACAGTTTCCACGCGTTCCTGCTGGCCGGGGTCACCGGCAGTGGCAAGACCGAAGTGTATTTGCAACTGATCCGCGAAACCCTGCAGGCCGGCAAACAGGCGCTGGTGTTGATCCCCGAGATCAACCTGGGCCCGCAGACCCTGGCGCGTTTCGAGCAACGCTTCAACGCGCGCATCGCCCTGGTGCACTCGGCGGTCAACGACCGAGAACGCCTGGAGTCCTGGCTCGCCGCACGAGATGGCGAGGCCGACATTATTATCGGCACCCGCTCGGCGCTGTTCACCCCGATGAAAAACCCCGGGCTGATCATCATCGACGAAGAACACGACGGTTCCTACAAACAGCAGGAAGGCCTGCGCTACCACGCCCGCGACCTCGCGCTGGTACGCGCGCGCCAGGAAGACATCCCGATTGTGCTGGGTTCGGCCACGCCGTCCCTGGAGAGCCTGCACAACGCCTACACCGGCCGTTACGGCCTCCTGCGCCTGAACGAACGTGCAGGCGGCGCCAAACAGCCACGTTTCCTGCGCCTGGACGTAAAAAGCCGCCCGCTGGACAGCGGCATTTCCGGGCCGATGCAACAAGCCATCGGCCAGACCCTCGCCGCCGGCCAGCAAGTGCTGGTGTTCCTCAACCGTCGCGGCTTTGCGCCGACGCTGTTGTGCCATGACTGCGGCTGGATGTCCGAGTGCGAGCGCTGCGACGCGCGCATGACCGTGCATCAGCGCCACGGCGAGCTGCGTTGCCATCACTGTGGCCATGTGGAACGGGTGCCACGCCACTGCCCGCAGTGCGGCAAAGTCGACCTGCGGCCGGTGGGCGCGGGCACCGAACGGGCCGAAGAGCGCCTGGGCATCCTGTTCCCGGACTACCCGGTGTTGCGGGTCGACCGCGACAGTACCTCGCGCAAAGATGCGATGAACCAGCTGTTCGCCACCATCCAGAAAGGCCAGCCGTGCATTCTGATCGGCACGCAGATGCTGGCCAAAGGGCACCATTTCCCCAGGGTGACACTGGTTTCGATCCTGGATGCCGACGGCGGTCTGTTCTCCGGCGACTTCCGCGCCAGCGAGCGCATGGCGCAGTTGATCGTGCAGGTCGCCGGCCGTGCGGGGCGCGCTGAAGAGCCGGGCAAAGTGATTATCCAGACACACCTGGCCGACCATCCACTGCTGATTCAGCTGACAGAGCAAGGTTACTTTGCCTTCGCTGAACAGGCCTTGAGCGAACGCCGCTCCGCCGGCCTGCCGCCGTTTGCCCACTTGGCCTTGCTGCGCGCCGAAGCGCACAAGCCGGGGCAGGCCGAAGGTTTTCTCGACGAGGCATGCAGTGCCGCCGAACGTTTGCTCGGTGAGCTGGGTCTGAGCGGCATCGAGTTGCTCGGCCCGGTGCCCGCACCCATGGAGCGCCGCGCCGGGCGTTATCGTGCCCAGCTACTCTTGCAGGCGACGTCGCGAGCACCATTGCATCGGCTGTTAAGTAGCCTATTGCTTGCTCTGGAGCAAATGCCCAGCGGCCGGCAAGTGCGATGGTCGATGGACGTCGACCCCGTGGATCTGTATTGA
- the rpmE gene encoding 50S ribosomal protein L31, translating into MKADIHPAYETIEVTCSCGNKFETRSNLCKPLGTDVCNECHPFYTGKQKTLDTGGRVQRFADRFGAFGKKPAATPAE; encoded by the coding sequence ATGAAAGCCGATATCCATCCAGCGTACGAAACCATCGAAGTAACCTGCAGCTGCGGTAACAAGTTCGAAACTCGTTCGAACCTGTGCAAGCCACTGGGTACTGACGTATGCAACGAGTGCCACCCGTTCTACACCGGTAAGCAGAAAACTCTGGACACCGGCGGCCGTGTACAGCGCTTTGCTGACCGTTTCGGCGCTTTCGGCAAGAAGCCTGCTGCTACTCCAGCAGAGTAA
- a CDS encoding malic enzyme-like NAD(P)-binding protein: MSDLKTAALEYHAHPRPGKLSVELTKATATARDLSLAYSPGVAEPVREIARDPELAYKYTGKGNLVAVISDGTAILGLGNLGPLASKPVMEGKGVLFKRFAGIDVFDIEVDSESPQAFIDTVKRISITFGGINLEDIKAPECFEIEKALIEQCDIPVFHDDQHGTAIVTAAGMINALEIAGKTLADAKIVCLGAGAAAISCMKLIVSMGAKLENIYMVDSKGVIQSERTDLNQYKAMFAHPSSKRTLADALDGADVFVGLSGPNLLSAEGLKSMAANPIVFACSNPDPEIAPELAHATRNDVIMATGRSDYPNQVNNVLGFPFIFRGALDVRAKRINEEMKVAAANALRELAKLPVPQDVCDAYGGAKLEFGREYIIPKPMDKRLITLISDAVAKAAIETGVATLPYPKNYPLQSVDDVFNG; the protein is encoded by the coding sequence ATGTCTGATTTGAAAACTGCCGCTCTCGAATATCATGCCCATCCTCGTCCAGGAAAGCTGAGTGTAGAGCTCACCAAAGCCACCGCCACCGCCCGCGACCTGTCGCTGGCCTACAGCCCTGGCGTGGCCGAGCCCGTACGTGAAATCGCACGCGACCCTGAGCTGGCGTACAAGTACACCGGCAAAGGCAACCTCGTTGCAGTGATTTCCGATGGCACCGCGATTCTGGGCCTGGGCAACCTTGGCCCATTGGCTTCCAAGCCGGTCATGGAAGGCAAGGGCGTGCTGTTCAAGCGCTTTGCCGGCATTGACGTTTTCGACATCGAAGTCGATTCCGAGAGCCCGCAGGCTTTCATCGACACCGTAAAGCGCATTTCCATCACTTTCGGTGGCATCAACCTGGAAGACATCAAGGCACCTGAGTGCTTCGAGATCGAAAAGGCCCTGATCGAACAGTGCGACATTCCGGTATTCCACGATGACCAGCACGGCACCGCGATCGTTACCGCGGCCGGCATGATCAACGCCCTGGAAATCGCCGGCAAGACCCTGGCTGACGCCAAGATCGTCTGCCTGGGCGCCGGTGCGGCAGCTATCTCGTGCATGAAGCTGATCGTGAGCATGGGCGCCAAGCTGGAAAACATCTACATGGTCGACAGCAAGGGCGTGATCCAGTCCGAGCGCACCGACCTGAACCAGTACAAGGCGATGTTTGCCCACCCGTCCTCCAAGCGCACCCTGGCTGATGCCCTTGACGGTGCAGACGTGTTCGTCGGCCTGTCCGGCCCGAACCTGCTGAGCGCCGAAGGCCTGAAGTCCATGGCGGCCAACCCGATCGTGTTCGCCTGCTCCAACCCGGACCCAGAGATCGCGCCGGAACTGGCTCACGCCACCCGTAACGACGTGATCATGGCTACCGGCCGTTCGGACTACCCGAACCAGGTCAACAACGTACTGGGCTTCCCGTTCATCTTCCGTGGCGCCTTGGACGTTCGCGCCAAGCGCATCAACGAAGAAATGAAAGTGGCTGCTGCCAACGCCCTGCGTGAACTGGCCAAGCTGCCAGTGCCTCAGGACGTGTGCGACGCCTACGGCGGCGCCAAGCTGGAATTCGGTCGTGAGTACATCATTCCGAAGCCAATGGACAAGCGCCTGATCACCCTGATCTCCGATGCCGTGGCCAAAGCCGCCATCGAGACCGGTGTGGCCACCCTGCCGTATCCGAAGAACTACCCGCTGCAAAGCGTGGATGATGTGTTCAACGGCTAA
- a CDS encoding penicillin-binding protein 1A → MRLLKFFGYSIVAIVCGLLLVLSGAYLYLSPGLPSVEALRSIQLQIPLRVYSSDEKLIAEFGEMRRTPIRFADIPPNFISALLSAEDDNFANHYGVDPSSLVRAATQLVKSGHIQSGGSTITMQVAKNFFLTSERSFSRKATEILLALQIERQLTKDEILELYVNKIYLGNRAYGIEAASQVYYGKSIRDASLAQMAMIAGLPKAPSRFNPLANPARSKERRDWILGRMYKLGKIDQHAYETAVAEPLNASYHVPTPEVNAPYIAEMARAEMVGRYGSEAYTEGFRVTTTVPSDTQEIANNAVHSGLITYDQRHGYRGPESRLPGKTLSAWTTELGRQRAISGLEPAIVTQVKKDGVQVLTRTGEAHVSWDSMKWARPFLNTNSMGPMPKQPSDVAQVGDLIRVQRQKDDSLKFSQVPVAQGALVSLDPQNGAIRALVGGFAFEQSNYNRATQAKRQPGSSFKPFIYSAALDNGYTAASLVNDAPIVFVDEYLDKVWRPKNDTNTFLGPIRIREALYKSRNLVSIRLLQAMGVGKTIDYMTRFGFNKSDLPPNLSLALGTATLTPMEIATGWSTFANGGYKITPYLIDKIESRNGDTLFTANPPRVPGDVVNGIAATDGLAAPSNGGITIEPTPGATPAANAAVPAEPQAPAVAERIVDGRTTYILNSILEDVIKKGTGRRALALGRADIAGKTGTTNDSKDAWFSGYNGDYVTTVWTGYDQPESLGRREFGGTVALPIWMSYMGAALKDKPLHTQPEPEGILSLRIDPVSGRAASPSTPNAYFELFKSEDTPPSVNELGNGVVPGSPLPADEAAPIDLF, encoded by the coding sequence ATTCGTCTGCTGAAGTTTTTCGGGTACTCCATTGTCGCGATCGTCTGCGGGCTGCTGCTCGTACTCAGCGGGGCCTACCTCTACCTTAGTCCGGGTTTACCCTCCGTAGAGGCACTCAGAAGTATCCAGTTGCAGATTCCTTTGCGGGTCTACAGCAGCGATGAAAAGCTGATCGCCGAGTTCGGTGAAATGCGCCGCACCCCGATCCGTTTTGCCGATATTCCGCCCAATTTCATCAGCGCCTTGCTGTCGGCCGAAGACGACAATTTCGCCAACCACTACGGCGTCGACCCAAGCAGCCTGGTGCGTGCAGCCACGCAATTGGTAAAAAGCGGACACATTCAATCCGGCGGCAGCACCATCACCATGCAGGTGGCGAAGAACTTCTTCCTCACCAGCGAACGCAGTTTTTCGCGCAAGGCCACAGAGATCCTGCTGGCCTTGCAGATTGAACGCCAGCTGACCAAGGACGAGATCCTTGAGCTGTACGTCAACAAGATCTACCTGGGCAACCGTGCCTACGGCATCGAGGCGGCGTCGCAGGTCTACTACGGCAAGTCGATTCGTGATGCCAGCCTGGCGCAGATGGCGATGATCGCCGGCCTGCCCAAGGCGCCGTCGCGCTTCAACCCACTGGCCAACCCGGCGCGCAGCAAAGAGCGCCGCGACTGGATCCTGGGGCGAATGTACAAGCTGGGCAAGATCGACCAGCACGCCTACGAAACCGCCGTGGCCGAGCCGTTGAACGCCAGTTACCACGTGCCGACGCCGGAAGTGAACGCACCGTATATCGCCGAAATGGCCCGTGCCGAGATGGTCGGCCGGTATGGCAGCGAGGCCTACACCGAAGGTTTCCGCGTCACCACGACCGTTCCGAGCGACACCCAGGAAATCGCCAACAACGCCGTGCATTCCGGCCTGATCACCTACGACCAGCGCCACGGCTACCGCGGCCCCGAATCGCGTCTGCCGGGCAAGACCCTGAGCGCGTGGACCACCGAACTGGGCAGGCAGCGCGCGATCAGCGGCCTGGAGCCGGCCATCGTGACCCAGGTGAAGAAAGACGGCGTGCAGGTGCTGACCCGCACCGGCGAAGCCCATGTGTCGTGGGACAGCATGAAGTGGGCCCGCCCGTTCCTGAACACCAACAGCATGGGCCCGATGCCCAAGCAGCCGTCGGATGTGGCGCAGGTGGGCGATTTGATCCGCGTGCAACGCCAGAAGGACGATAGCCTCAAATTCAGCCAGGTGCCGGTCGCCCAGGGCGCGCTGGTCTCCCTGGACCCGCAGAACGGTGCGATCCGCGCCCTGGTCGGCGGCTTTGCCTTCGAGCAGAGCAACTACAACCGCGCCACCCAGGCCAAGCGCCAGCCGGGCTCGAGCTTCAAGCCGTTCATTTACAGCGCCGCGCTGGATAACGGCTACACAGCCGCCAGCCTGGTCAACGATGCCCCGATCGTGTTTGTCGACGAGTACCTGGACAAGGTCTGGCGTCCGAAGAACGACACCAACACCTTCCTCGGCCCGATCCGTATCCGCGAGGCGCTGTACAAGTCGCGCAACCTGGTATCGATCCGCCTGCTGCAAGCGATGGGCGTCGGCAAGACCATCGACTACATGACGCGCTTTGGCTTCAACAAGTCGGATCTGCCGCCGAACCTGTCCCTGGCCCTGGGCACCGCGACCCTCACGCCAATGGAAATCGCCACCGGCTGGAGCACCTTTGCCAACGGCGGCTACAAGATCACGCCGTACCTGATCGACAAGATCGAAAGCCGCAATGGCGACACCCTGTTCACCGCCAACCCACCACGGGTGCCGGGTGATGTGGTCAACGGCATCGCCGCCACGGACGGCCTGGCCGCGCCGAGCAACGGCGGTATCACCATCGAACCGACGCCAGGCGCCACGCCGGCCGCCAACGCCGCCGTACCTGCCGAGCCACAGGCGCCGGCAGTGGCCGAACGGATTGTGGATGGTCGCACCACCTACATCCTCAACAGCATCCTTGAAGATGTGATCAAGAAAGGCACCGGCCGCCGTGCCCTGGCCCTCGGCCGTGCGGACATCGCAGGCAAGACCGGCACCACCAACGACTCCAAGGACGCCTGGTTCTCCGGCTACAACGGCGACTACGTGACCACCGTATGGACCGGCTACGACCAGCCGGAAAGCCTCGGCCGTCGCGAATTCGGCGGCACCGTCGCGCTGCCGATCTGGATGAGCTACATGGGCGCTGCCTTGAAGGACAAGCCGTTGCATACCCAGCCGGAGCCGGAAGGCATTCTCAGCCTGCGGATCGATCCGGTCAGTGGCCGTGCCGCCTCGCCAAGCACGCCGAATGCGTACTTCGAACTGTTCAAGAGCGAAGACACGCCGCCGTCGGTCAATGAACTGGGCAATGGTGTGGTGCCAGGCAGCCCGCTACCTGCAGACGAGGCGGCGCCGATCGATCTGTTCTGA
- the pilM gene encoding type IV pilus biogenesis protein PilM, with translation MKKGFFRRKVASVLGVDLNDQEIKLVELGRSIRGYSVQGYVIQALPAHVVVDGAVLDLAAAGQALRQALSRLHTSTRYAAVAVAGPSVITQVIEMEAGLSDDEMGWKIQMEADQYIPYPLDDMALDFYVQGPCAHDPMRVEVLLAACLREQVEARAAVLALAGLMPRVVDIERFALARACLQDFPSFTPSHQVDGERWAMDAQGMGVACGLALRSFA, from the coding sequence ATGAAAAAGGGATTTTTCAGGCGAAAAGTCGCCAGCGTCCTGGGCGTCGATCTTAATGATCAGGAGATCAAGCTGGTCGAACTGGGCCGTTCAATTCGCGGTTACAGCGTGCAAGGCTATGTCATCCAGGCGTTGCCGGCCCATGTGGTGGTCGATGGCGCCGTGCTCGACCTTGCGGCTGCCGGGCAGGCGCTGCGCCAGGCGTTGTCGCGGCTGCACACATCGACCAGGTACGCGGCCGTTGCCGTGGCGGGGCCTTCGGTCATCACGCAGGTGATCGAAATGGAGGCTGGGCTCAGCGACGACGAGATGGGCTGGAAGATCCAGATGGAGGCGGATCAATACATTCCCTATCCACTGGATGACATGGCGCTCGACTTTTATGTGCAGGGCCCTTGTGCCCATGACCCCATGCGCGTCGAGGTGCTGCTGGCGGCGTGCCTCAGGGAACAGGTCGAGGCGCGCGCGGCGGTCCTGGCCCTGGCTGGGTTGATGCCGAGGGTGGTGGACATAGAACGGTTTGCATTGGCGCGCGCTTGCCTTCAGGATTTCCCCAGCTTCACGCCGAGCCATCAAGTCGATGGCGAACGATGGGCTATGGATGCCCAGGGAATGGGAGTTGCTTGCGGGTTGGCCCTGAGGAGTTTCGCTTGA
- a CDS encoding PilN domain-containing protein, whose translation MTRINLLPWRQALAQRRRKFFLMLLLAFAGVALAAVWLANQVIDQAIDRQVTRNSRVDSDIAVLDARIKTIDDLHVQGRQLAQRMKVVEDLHDARSSGAQLLDQLARAVPDGVHLHEVVAKGDAVSVRGSAESSQDIAQLMRRLEASQGASATRLQHVRTEGVRGDNEFQLMVRKGAPGEVQP comes from the coding sequence ATGACACGAATCAACCTATTACCCTGGCGCCAGGCACTCGCGCAGCGGCGGCGCAAATTTTTCCTGATGTTGCTGCTGGCATTCGCTGGTGTGGCGCTCGCAGCGGTGTGGCTGGCCAATCAAGTGATCGACCAAGCCATCGACCGCCAGGTCACGCGCAATAGCCGCGTCGATAGCGACATTGCGGTCCTGGATGCGCGCATCAAGACCATCGACGACCTGCACGTGCAAGGCCGGCAATTGGCGCAGCGCATGAAGGTGGTCGAGGACTTGCACGACGCTCGCTCGTCCGGCGCCCAGCTGTTGGACCAGTTGGCGCGCGCGGTGCCTGATGGCGTGCACCTGCATGAGGTGGTGGCCAAGGGCGATGCGGTGAGTGTCCGTGGCAGTGCCGAGTCCAGCCAGGATATTGCCCAATTGATGCGCCGCCTGGAGGCCTCGCAAGGTGCCAGCGCCACCCGCTTGCAACATGTGCGAACGGAAGGCGTGCGTGGCGACAATGAATTCCAGTTGATGGTGCGCAAGGGAGCGCCAGGCGAGGTTCAGCCATGA
- a CDS encoding pilus assembly protein PilP, whose translation MSRVRLDVGSLYHNAATWPLAGKLLSGCALAGLVLLVGDRLYLDASQDRLRQAELNGVALEQQLAQKSVLAAGLEQRTQQLQVLREQVEARWRQLPGESAMPGLLDDTARLALANGLLVESITPLDEQARPFYIEQPVQIGVSGTFHDLARFVSALGGLSRITTVHDLALRPDGKLLRLDLLARTYWRAQQSAGVGEYVAQAPSFVYDPQGLRDPFQPLAVQVTRTRGRPAQAPDLARPRGILEALAVDQFEMVGTLSRGMQAFVLLRAASEVHRLAVGDYLGPHHGRITAIYAGHIELVELFPDEQGDWLERPRTLALNVNS comes from the coding sequence ATGAGCCGGGTCAGGCTCGATGTCGGCTCGCTCTATCACAACGCTGCAACATGGCCTTTGGCAGGCAAGCTCTTGTCAGGCTGTGCGCTGGCAGGGTTGGTGCTGCTGGTGGGCGATAGGCTGTATCTCGACGCGTCACAGGACCGTTTGCGCCAGGCTGAACTGAACGGCGTGGCGCTTGAGCAGCAATTGGCGCAAAAAAGCGTGCTGGCTGCCGGCCTTGAACAGCGTACCCAGCAGTTGCAGGTGCTGCGCGAGCAGGTCGAGGCGCGTTGGCGGCAATTGCCCGGCGAGTCCGCAATGCCCGGTCTGCTTGACGACACGGCGCGGTTGGCGCTGGCCAATGGTCTGTTGGTAGAAAGCATCACGCCGTTGGATGAGCAGGCGCGTCCGTTCTATATCGAGCAGCCGGTGCAGATTGGCGTCAGCGGGACCTTTCACGACCTGGCAAGGTTCGTGAGTGCCCTGGGCGGCCTGTCGCGGATCACCACGGTGCATGACCTCGCCCTGCGGCCTGACGGCAAGCTGTTGCGCCTTGATCTGCTGGCCAGGACTTATTGGCGCGCGCAGCAAAGCGCTGGGGTGGGTGAGTACGTGGCGCAGGCCCCGTCCTTTGTCTACGACCCCCAGGGATTGCGCGATCCTTTCCAGCCCCTTGCGGTTCAAGTCACCCGCACCCGTGGTCGGCCGGCCCAAGCGCCGGACCTTGCTCGGCCACGGGGCATCCTCGAAGCGCTGGCGGTCGATCAATTCGAAATGGTCGGCACCCTGTCCCGTGGTATGCAGGCCTTTGTCTTGCTGCGTGCGGCTTCCGAAGTGCATCGGCTGGCGGTCGGCGACTACCTCGGGCCGCATCACGGTCGGATCACCGCCATCTACGCCGGGCATATCGAGCTGGTCGAGTTATTTCCCGATGAACAGGGCGACTGGTTGGAGCGCCCGCGAACCCTCGCGTTAAACGTCAACTCATAA
- the aroK gene encoding shikimate kinase AroK, with protein sequence MRNLILVGPMGAGKSTIGRLLAKELRLPFKDSDKEIEVRTGANIPWIFDKEGELGFRDREQAMIAELCGLDGVVLATGGGAVMREENRRALHAGGRVVYLHASVEQQVGRTARDRNRPLLRTANPEKTLRDLLALRDPLYREIADLVVETDERPPRMVVLDILERLQRLPPR encoded by the coding sequence GTGCGAAATTTGATTCTTGTAGGACCGATGGGCGCTGGAAAAAGCACCATCGGCCGTTTGCTTGCCAAAGAGCTGCGCCTGCCATTCAAAGATTCCGACAAGGAAATTGAAGTGCGCACGGGTGCCAATATCCCATGGATCTTCGATAAGGAAGGCGAACTGGGCTTTCGGGACCGCGAGCAGGCGATGATCGCCGAGCTGTGCGGCCTCGACGGCGTGGTATTGGCCACCGGCGGTGGCGCAGTCATGCGCGAAGAGAACCGTCGGGCACTGCATGCCGGTGGTCGGGTGGTTTACCTGCATGCCTCGGTCGAGCAACAGGTTGGCCGCACCGCCCGCGATCGCAATCGCCCGCTGCTGCGCACGGCCAACCCGGAAAAAACCTTGCGGGACCTGCTGGCGCTGCGCGATCCGCTGTATCGGGAGATCGCCGATCTGGTGGTGGAAACCGATGAGCGGCCACCTCGGATGGTGGTCCTCGATATTCTTGAGCGCCTGCAACGGCTGCCACCCCGTTAA